The following DNA comes from Bacillota bacterium.
ATTATCTTTACTGCCCTCTCCCGTTTTACCCTTTTGTTCAGGCTCATCCTGTGCCTGCTCAGCGATGGCTGCAATTGGTTTAACCAGGTCTTTTTGCACCGCATCCTGAATTCCTTGAGAAGCTTTTTTGAATTCTCCAATCGCCTTGCCAAGGGATTTTGCGATTTCAGGCAGCTTTCGCGGGCCAAAAATAATTAAAGCCAGTGCCAATATTAAGATTAGCTCCGACGGACCCATACCTAGAAACAT
Coding sequences within:
- the tatA gene encoding twin-arginine translocase TatA/TatE family subunit produces the protein MFLGMGPSELILILALALIIFGPRKLPEIAKSLGKAIGEFKKASQGIQDAVQKDLVKPIAAIAEQAQDEPEQKGKTGEGSKDNEPQLSR